The genomic window TTTGGAGGTTGTGGCACAACATTAGTTGAATCTAAAGTTCTTGGAAGAAAATCAATTGGCGTAGATATAAATCCTGTTGCTGTGTTGATTACAAAGGCAAAAATTACTCCAATATCGCCGATTAAATTAGAAAAAGCATTTATTGAATTAAAGAACAAATTAAATTTCTATTCTGAACACATTAAAGTTCAGTTGCCTATACATGACCGAATTGATTATTGGTTTAAGCCCGAAGAGAAAAGAAAATTAGCCTTTATTTTCAAAAAAATTATCTGAATTAAATAATTTTTAATGATAAAATTGTCTTATGCAACGATATAAATTCCATCTTTTTATTACTCCAATTTTTTATGAAAAGAGTTTTGAATATGGGTTATTTGGCGTCGGTCGCACACAAATGAATCAAATAGCCAATGTTCATAAAGGTAATTTCATTTTTATCTACACAACACAAAAAATTGGAAACAGAACTCGCCCTTTTATTTATGGACCATTCAAAGTTGTTTCAGA from Candidatus Gracilibacteria bacterium includes these protein-coding regions:
- a CDS encoding site-specific DNA-methyltransferase codes for the protein MSKDEIKKLLSKIKIDYSWSFADKTRKDTAYITHGYHRYPAKFIPQIVSRLVEKYTTKNDLVVDPFGGCGTTLVESKVLGRKSIGVDINPVAVLITKAKITPISPIKLEKAFIELKNKLNFYSEHIKVQLPIHDRIDYWFKPEEKRKLAFIFKKIIGIK